A stretch of the Haloplanus aerogenes genome encodes the following:
- a CDS encoding sugar phosphate nucleotidyltransferase, whose translation MKAIVLAGGYATRLWPITKHRPKMFLPVGESTVIDTVFEDLEADERISEVYVSTNERFAAEFETYLAESAFEKPTLSVEETTGEDEKFGVVGALAQLIDREGVEEDLLVVAGDNLISFDIAEFVDFFEAKGTPAIAAYDVGSKELAKSYGLVDLDGDRIVDFQEKPDDPKSTLVSIACYAFPAETLPLFDEYLAAGENPDEPGWFIQWMQSRQPVHAFTFDGAWFDIGTPESYLDAVAWHLGGDDCVDPSATVENAELRGNVHVMAGAEVVNSTLERTVVFPNATIRDADVRRSIIDEETRIENLDLADALIGAHSTMTNGT comes from the coding sequence ATGAAGGCCATCGTCCTGGCAGGGGGGTACGCGACGCGACTCTGGCCGATCACCAAGCACCGGCCCAAGATGTTTCTGCCGGTGGGCGAGTCTACGGTCATCGACACCGTCTTCGAGGATCTGGAAGCCGACGAGCGCATCTCCGAGGTGTACGTCAGCACGAACGAGCGCTTCGCGGCCGAGTTCGAAACGTATCTGGCGGAGAGCGCGTTCGAGAAGCCGACCCTCTCCGTCGAGGAGACGACCGGGGAAGACGAGAAGTTCGGCGTCGTCGGCGCGCTCGCCCAGCTCATCGACCGCGAAGGGGTCGAGGAAGACCTGCTCGTCGTCGCCGGTGACAACCTCATCAGCTTCGACATCGCGGAGTTCGTCGACTTCTTCGAGGCCAAAGGAACGCCAGCCATCGCCGCCTACGACGTGGGCTCGAAGGAACTGGCGAAGTCGTACGGGCTGGTCGACCTCGACGGCGACCGCATCGTCGACTTCCAGGAAAAACCCGACGACCCCAAAAGTACGCTCGTCTCCATCGCCTGCTACGCCTTCCCCGCGGAGACGCTTCCCCTGTTCGACGAGTATCTGGCTGCCGGCGAGAACCCCGACGAACCGGGCTGGTTCATCCAGTGGATGCAGTCCCGCCAGCCCGTCCACGCCTTCACCTTCGACGGCGCGTGGTTCGACATCGGGACGCCGGAGAGCTATCTCGACGCCGTCGCGTGGCACCTCGGCGGCGACGACTGCGTCGACCCGAGCGCGACGGTCGAGAACGCGGAACTGCGGGGGAACGTCCACGTGATGGCCGGCGCGGAAGTCGTGAACTCGACGCTCGAACGGACCGTCGTCTTCCCGAACGCGACCATCCGCGACGCGGACGTGCGGCGGTCGATCATCGACGAGGAGACGCGGATCGAGAACCTCGACCTCGCGGACGCGCTCATCGGCGCGCACTCGACGATGACGAACGGAACCTAA
- a CDS encoding transcriptional regulator translates to MESTTREQIADALREEAATASQLSARVGTSRSAVYDHLRHVARSLRERDDEQVLVSPPTCRDCGFDGFDDPINHPSTCPECRSENVAEPAFRID, encoded by the coding sequence ATGGAGTCGACGACACGGGAACAGATCGCTGACGCGCTCCGCGAGGAGGCGGCGACGGCGAGCCAGCTCTCGGCTCGCGTCGGCACGTCTCGCTCCGCCGTCTACGATCACCTGCGACACGTCGCGCGCTCGCTCCGCGAGCGCGACGACGAACAGGTGCTCGTCTCACCGCCGACCTGCCGTGACTGCGGGTTCGACGGCTTCGACGACCCGATCAACCATCCCTCCACCTGTCCCGAGTGTCGGAGCGAGAACGTGGCGGAACCGGCGTTCCGCATCGACTGA
- a CDS encoding ABC transporter ATP-binding protein: MTEPLLSIRDLRTVFHTDEGLVRAVDGVSFDVDRGETVCLVGESGSGKTVTGESITRLIRMPPGEIAGGEIVFDGRDLTTLSEDELRALRGDRIAHVFQNPQGALNPVYTVGWQIVEAIQLHQDVSRSEARSRGIDLLDRVGIPEATRRFDDYPHEFSGGMKQRVSLAMALATNPDLLIADEPTTALDVTIQNQILDLLRELQAEFDMSILLITHDLGVVAEVADRVVVMYAGKVMERGDVFDLFERPSHPYTRALLDCLPGRGDGGASSIGGKLPSPTDPPDGCRFHPRCEYAVDACREGDQPPACAVDGDEDHVVSCVHYEPGGDPSIVRDEEAMPADGGRALDGDGRERGDRP, encoded by the coding sequence ATGACCGAACCACTACTCTCGATCCGCGACTTACGCACCGTCTTCCACACCGACGAGGGCCTCGTCCGCGCCGTCGACGGCGTGAGTTTCGACGTGGACCGCGGCGAGACAGTCTGTCTCGTCGGCGAGTCTGGCAGCGGCAAGACCGTCACCGGCGAGTCGATCACCCGGCTCATCCGGATGCCACCCGGCGAGATTGCGGGGGGTGAGATCGTCTTCGACGGGCGCGATCTGACGACGCTCTCCGAGGACGAACTCCGTGCCCTCCGGGGCGACCGCATCGCGCACGTCTTCCAGAACCCGCAGGGGGCGCTCAACCCGGTCTACACCGTCGGCTGGCAGATCGTGGAAGCGATCCAACTGCATCAGGACGTGTCGCGGTCGGAGGCACGGTCGCGCGGGATCGACCTGCTGGATCGGGTCGGCATCCCCGAAGCCACCCGTCGGTTCGACGACTACCCACACGAGTTCTCCGGCGGCATGAAACAGCGCGTGTCGCTGGCGATGGCGCTCGCCACCAACCCCGATCTACTGATCGCGGACGAACCCACCACCGCGCTCGACGTGACGATCCAGAACCAGATTCTCGACCTCCTCCGCGAGTTACAGGCGGAGTTCGACATGAGCATCCTGCTCATCACCCACGACCTCGGCGTCGTCGCGGAGGTGGCCGACCGCGTCGTCGTGATGTACGCGGGCAAGGTGATGGAGCGTGGCGACGTCTTCGACCTGTTCGAACGCCCCTCGCACCCCTACACGCGCGCGCTCCTCGACTGTCTGCCCGGTCGGGGCGACGGCGGTGCCTCCTCCATCGGCGGCAAACTCCCGTCACCGACCGACCCGCCCGACGGCTGTCGGTTCCATCCCCGGTGTGAGTACGCCGTCGACGCCTGCCGAGAGGGTGATCAGCCGCCCGCCTGCGCCGTCGACGGCGACGAGGACCACGTCGTCTCGTGTGTCCACTACGAACCCGGCGGCGACCCGTCGATCGTGCGGGACGAGGAGGCGATGCCCGCCGACGGCGGGCGCGCCCTCGACGGCGATGGTCGAGAGCGGGGTGACCGGCCATGA
- a CDS encoding ABC transporter permease, whose product MAGQDTFETVDWDETGSRLSTLSRRDRGALLTGLALVVVFLYDYLVLPENRPTITFPVEWNVTQLDWLFVATLLALVFYVAVPLYDNRRLTAYYWREFRKNRMAVLSLVYLIVVFLIGVVGPLFLDKPTLALDQAYQPPIYLGVDSTVPVNCVGEVVNGRCQGTMAHPLGTTGDGKDILVLVIYGMQVSMKVGLISTLLVVTIGTAVGTVAAYGGGLVDELLMRYVDIQLVFPAFFLYLLLTYLFGGSLFMFILIFGLTGWGSIARLVRSEALQRAEEEYITAARSAGAGTLYVIRRHLVPNVSNSVITAATLLIPGFILFEASLSFLSLGDPTVPSWGQVIANGRSDLSTAWWVSTFPGVFLFTTILAFNFMGDALRDALDPRQET is encoded by the coding sequence ATGGCGGGGCAAGACACCTTCGAGACGGTCGACTGGGACGAGACGGGGAGCCGACTGTCGACGCTCTCCCGGCGCGACCGAGGCGCGCTCCTGACCGGACTCGCCCTCGTCGTCGTCTTCCTGTACGACTACCTCGTCCTGCCGGAGAACCGGCCGACGATCACGTTCCCCGTCGAGTGGAACGTCACGCAACTCGACTGGCTGTTCGTGGCGACGCTCCTCGCACTCGTCTTCTACGTCGCCGTGCCGCTCTACGACAACCGTCGGCTGACCGCCTACTACTGGCGAGAGTTCCGCAAGAACCGGATGGCCGTCCTGAGCCTGGTGTATCTGATCGTCGTCTTCCTGATCGGCGTCGTCGGCCCGCTGTTCCTCGACAAGCCGACGCTCGCGCTCGATCAGGCGTACCAGCCACCGATCTACCTCGGCGTCGACTCGACGGTGCCCGTCAACTGCGTCGGCGAGGTGGTGAACGGTCGCTGTCAGGGAACGATGGCCCACCCGCTCGGCACCACCGGCGACGGGAAGGACATCCTCGTCCTCGTCATCTACGGGATGCAGGTGAGCATGAAGGTGGGCCTCATCTCCACTCTGCTGGTGGTGACCATCGGGACGGCCGTCGGCACCGTCGCGGCCTACGGCGGCGGCCTCGTCGACGAACTCCTGATGCGCTACGTCGACATCCAACTGGTCTTTCCCGCCTTCTTCCTCTATCTCCTGCTCACCTACCTCTTCGGTGGGAGCCTGTTCATGTTCATCCTCATCTTCGGGCTGACGGGGTGGGGGTCTATCGCTCGCCTCGTCCGCTCCGAAGCCCTCCAGCGCGCGGAGGAGGAGTACATCACTGCCGCCCGGAGCGCCGGCGCGGGCACGCTCTACGTGATCCGTCGCCACCTCGTCCCCAACGTCTCGAACAGCGTGATCACGGCCGCAACCCTCCTCATTCCGGGATTCATCCTCTTCGAGGCCTCCCTCTCATTCCTCTCGCTCGGCGATCCGACCGTCCCCTCGTGGGGGCAGGTGATCGCCAACGGGCGGAGCGACCTCTCGACGGCGTGGTGGGTCTCCACCTTCCCCGGCGTGTTCCTCTTCACGACCATCCTCGCGTTCAACTTCATGGGTGATGCGCTCCGTGACGCATTGGACCCGCGACAGGAGACATGA
- a CDS encoding ABC transporter permease — protein MRWYVVRRVVWAVVATFLILSITWGLLAITPNPAAEQMQFQAAASGGSAEAAEEAFEARRGLDRSPWVRYREYMVNMATLNWGWSQTRSQPVIDAIASALPYTAIYSVPTTILSILVGLSIGLYSATHQYTRTDYAATFFAFFGYAIPNFWFGIILLLVFGVQLGWFPVVFDSDLPFFSLGMARQLVLPVIVLVTGTIAGIMRYSRAEALEYVEAEFVKTAKSKGADGYRILTRHILRPAAVPLMTILVGDILGIFLAASYLVEVVFGIPGLGQLSYNAIIAQDTSLVLGTTLIFTFISVIGNLIQDVAYTVLDPRIDYGDR, from the coding sequence ATGCGCTGGTACGTGGTTCGGCGGGTCGTGTGGGCCGTCGTCGCCACGTTTCTCATCCTCTCGATCACCTGGGGACTGCTCGCCATCACGCCGAATCCGGCGGCCGAGCAGATGCAGTTCCAGGCGGCAGCCAGCGGCGGGTCCGCGGAAGCCGCCGAGGAGGCGTTCGAGGCCCGACGCGGCCTCGACCGCTCGCCGTGGGTCCGCTACCGCGAGTACATGGTCAACATGGCGACGCTCAACTGGGGGTGGTCACAGACTCGCTCCCAACCCGTCATCGACGCCATCGCCAGCGCCCTGCCGTACACGGCTATCTACTCCGTGCCGACGACCATCCTCTCCATCCTCGTCGGCCTCTCTATCGGCCTCTACTCGGCCACCCACCAGTACACGCGCACCGACTACGCCGCCACCTTCTTCGCCTTCTTCGGCTACGCCATCCCAAACTTCTGGTTCGGCATCATCCTCCTCCTCGTCTTCGGCGTGCAACTCGGCTGGTTCCCGGTCGTCTTCGACTCCGACCTGCCCTTCTTCAGTCTCGGGATGGCGCGCCAACTCGTCCTGCCCGTCATCGTCCTCGTGACGGGCACCATCGCGGGCATCATGCGCTACTCGCGGGCGGAGGCGCTGGAGTACGTCGAAGCCGAATTCGTCAAGACGGCCAAATCGAAGGGCGCGGACGGCTACCGTATCCTCACCCGACACATCCTGCGCCCGGCCGCAGTGCCGCTGATGACCATCCTCGTCGGCGACATCCTCGGCATCTTCCTCGCGGCCTCCTATCTCGTCGAGGTGGTGTTCGGCATCCCCGGCCTCGGCCAACTGTCGTACAACGCCATCATCGCCCAGGACACGTCGCTGGTGTTGGGGACGACGCTCATCTTCACGTTCATCTCGGTGATCGGCAACCTGATACAGGACGTGGCGTACACCGTCCTCGACCCGCGGATCGACTACGGTGATCGCTGA
- a CDS encoding ABC transporter substrate-binding protein: MPSGNDRRSDSGTAGRRGRRRRRDVLKLIGATGVAGLAGCSGNGGNDGGGESSDRSVQGTYVSASSVDAQSLNWLTIADATSGSYVTATLDGAWAIKPEREIFPLWADYSTDDGRVYEIELRENLEWGAGYGQMTAEDWVYMITNVFQARPNWSGYPNADSWFRMNPESSEREPIPVEQTGTRTFEIRLFEVDPSFPFKPVLWRQQCIPKGILEKYVPDQDTEGLQQDEELNTLAYTGNLGPYTYEQWERSARYTVTRNEDYYLKDVEGVPERFTEAPYFDQQVVRVISEESTRLGALESGEVDSAGIPPDKANRFENLPNVNVNVTPQPYARIIVYNMRANGWEPFRSKAVRRALAFAVNKETVVQNILRGYGQVSQTMQPKWSQWYVDSEVEEFGVGDRYGPEATRSRLESALSDTEYAYDGETLVDGSGEQVTLSIYYDSGQPTEGTIAEFIAQEFGENAGIDVQPEAVSSSTFQSNYVQTSAPEGTEPEWTAGVFNGGPRDVATSAEPWDMSINLQFNTYPFTPASSKGFFERQGGINYYGYYPDSDIAELYEQASATTDETRRQELFGRAFGLISEEQPFGFLAMPSSVSGYADNVRGYDEEFNTGWDSQTWYFA, translated from the coding sequence ATGCCGTCTGGTAACGACCGCCGAAGCGACTCGGGCACGGCGGGTCGTCGGGGACGACGGAGACGACGCGACGTACTGAAACTCATCGGCGCGACGGGGGTCGCCGGACTCGCTGGCTGTTCGGGGAACGGAGGAAACGACGGTGGTGGCGAGAGCAGCGACCGGAGCGTCCAGGGGACGTACGTCTCGGCGTCCAGCGTCGACGCGCAGTCGCTCAACTGGCTGACTATCGCCGACGCCACCTCGGGATCGTACGTCACGGCAACGCTCGACGGAGCGTGGGCGATCAAGCCCGAGCGGGAGATTTTCCCGCTGTGGGCCGACTACTCGACCGACGACGGTCGCGTCTACGAAATCGAACTCCGGGAGAATCTGGAGTGGGGCGCGGGCTACGGACAGATGACCGCCGAGGACTGGGTCTACATGATCACGAACGTCTTCCAGGCCCGTCCCAACTGGAGCGGGTACCCCAACGCCGACTCGTGGTTCCGGATGAACCCCGAGTCGAGCGAACGGGAACCGATTCCGGTCGAGCAGACGGGCACCCGGACGTTCGAGATCCGGCTGTTCGAGGTGGACCCCTCGTTCCCGTTCAAGCCCGTCCTCTGGCGCCAGCAGTGCATTCCCAAAGGTATTCTGGAGAAGTACGTCCCGGATCAGGACACCGAAGGACTCCAGCAGGACGAAGAACTCAACACGCTGGCCTATACGGGGAATCTGGGCCCGTACACGTACGAGCAGTGGGAGCGCTCCGCGCGCTACACCGTCACCCGAAACGAGGACTACTACCTCAAGGACGTGGAGGGCGTGCCCGAACGGTTCACGGAAGCACCCTATTTCGACCAGCAAGTGGTTCGGGTCATCAGCGAAGAGAGCACGCGTCTCGGTGCGCTGGAGTCGGGCGAGGTGGATTCGGCAGGCATCCCGCCGGACAAGGCCAACCGCTTCGAAAACCTGCCGAACGTCAACGTCAACGTTACCCCCCAGCCGTACGCCCGCATCATCGTCTACAACATGCGAGCGAACGGGTGGGAGCCGTTCCGGTCGAAGGCGGTCCGCCGGGCGCTGGCGTTCGCCGTCAACAAAGAGACGGTGGTGCAGAACATCCTGCGCGGCTACGGGCAGGTCTCCCAGACGATGCAGCCGAAGTGGTCGCAGTGGTACGTCGACAGCGAAGTCGAGGAGTTCGGCGTCGGCGACCGCTACGGACCGGAGGCGACCCGCTCCCGCCTCGAATCCGCGCTCTCGGACACCGAATACGCGTACGACGGCGAGACGCTCGTCGACGGCTCTGGCGAACAGGTGACCCTCTCCATCTACTACGACTCCGGGCAGCCGACGGAGGGCACCATCGCGGAGTTCATCGCACAGGAGTTCGGCGAGAACGCGGGTATCGACGTCCAACCGGAGGCCGTCTCCTCGTCGACGTTCCAGAGCAACTACGTCCAGACGTCGGCGCCGGAGGGGACGGAACCCGAGTGGACCGCCGGCGTGTTCAACGGTGGGCCGCGCGACGTGGCCACCAGCGCCGAGCCGTGGGATATGTCGATAAACCTTCAGTTCAACACCTACCCCTTCACGCCCGCCTCCAGCAAGGGCTTCTTCGAGCGGCAGGGCGGCATCAACTACTACGGCTACTACCCCGACTCGGATATCGCGGAACTGTACGAGCAGGCGTCGGCGACGACGGACGAAACGCGCCGGCAGGAACTGTTCGGTCGCGCGTTCGGCCTCATCAGCGAGGAACAGCCCTTCGGCTTCCTCGCCATGCCGTCCAGCGTGAGCGGCTACGCCGACAACGTCCGTGGCTACGACGAAGAGTTCAACACCGGGTGGGACTCCCAGACATGGTACTTCGCGTGA
- the hpt gene encoding hypoxanthine/guanine phosphoribosyltransferase, with amino-acid sequence MDQLRQSLLDAPIIEKGDYEYFVHPVSDGVPMLRPELLREIVIKIIRKADLEDIDKIVTPAAMGIHISTAVSLMTDIPLVVIRKRQYGLEGEVSLAAQTGYSESEMYINDVEAGDRVLVLDDVLSTGGTMKAILDALEHIGAEVIDVVAVIKKAGPNELDDAGYSVKTLINVTVEDGEVIITDPHGDG; translated from the coding sequence ATGGACCAGTTGCGGCAATCCCTCCTCGACGCGCCGATCATCGAGAAAGGGGATTACGAGTATTTCGTCCACCCCGTCAGCGACGGGGTACCGATGCTCCGTCCCGAACTCTTGCGCGAAATCGTCATCAAGATCATCCGCAAGGCGGATCTGGAGGATATCGACAAGATCGTCACGCCGGCGGCGATGGGGATCCACATCTCCACCGCCGTCTCGCTGATGACCGACATCCCCCTCGTCGTCATCCGGAAGCGCCAGTACGGTCTGGAGGGAGAGGTGTCCTTGGCCGCCCAGACCGGCTACTCCGAGAGCGAGATGTACATCAACGACGTGGAGGCGGGCGACCGAGTGCTCGTCCTCGACGACGTGCTGTCGACGGGCGGGACGATGAAGGCAATTCTCGACGCCCTCGAACACATCGGCGCGGAAGTGATCGACGTGGTCGCGGTGATCAAGAAGGCCGGCCCGAACGAACTCGACGACGCGGGCTACAGCGTCAAGACGCTGATCAACGTCACCGTCGAGGACGGCGAAGTCATCATCACCGACCCACACGGCGACGGCTAA
- a CDS encoding dual specificity protein phosphatase family protein — translation MNGDVDEVASGLFIGTVADAGDGERLRRRGVGVIVSLTYGDPDGGYPDGVTVVDVPMVDGPRNDLAAFGRAVTAVTSRLDDYGVLVHCSAGASRSPAVAATALALSEGIGLDDAFRRVAAARDAVDPHDALVRRAASVYVDRR, via the coding sequence GTGAACGGTGACGTGGACGAAGTCGCGAGTGGATTGTTCATCGGAACGGTCGCCGACGCTGGCGACGGGGAGCGCCTACGTCGTCGCGGCGTCGGTGTCATCGTCTCGCTGACATACGGCGACCCGGACGGCGGGTATCCCGACGGGGTGACCGTCGTCGACGTGCCGATGGTTGACGGGCCACGGAACGATCTGGCGGCGTTCGGCCGGGCAGTGACCGCGGTCACGTCACGACTCGACGACTACGGCGTCCTCGTCCACTGTTCGGCGGGCGCGTCTCGGAGTCCAGCAGTCGCCGCGACGGCGCTCGCGCTATCCGAAGGGATCGGTCTCGACGATGCGTTTCGGCGGGTCGCGGCGGCCCGGGACGCCGTCGACCCCCACGACGCGCTCGTTCGGCGGGCCGCGAGCGTCTACGTCGACCGGCGATAG
- a CDS encoding Na(+)/H(+) antiporter subunit D has protein sequence MASALTAIPPVVVVLAAALATGLAGDRRRLGHLLAGLTTGLVTVWVWVVPAGTHLTGQLFGFDAVFFAVDPFSRVVGLVFAFIATAAIVYSWATGAKCKQTAYALTYVGSSLGAVFAGDWLTMVVWWELMAVTSTILVWDYGGKAVRAGFRYAILHGIGGSLVLAAIAWHYVEVGSFLFTAADGMVGTVPQVLAAVGIGVNVGFIGLHAWLPDTYPRPHIAASVFLCVYTTKTGVYAMYRAFPEGHLMIAYMGGAMAVFGAAAALLQNDMRRLLSYHIQSQVGYMVAGVGIGSALAQAGAFGHVFNHILYKSLLFMTAGAVIYRTGEENLKYLGGLARKMPVTAAAFTIAALSIAGFPGFNGFVSKGIVISASHYTFVKGPLVVGEFYTLELLLLVGGVGTFLSFIKFGYYAFLHGPYEGDPVTPAPRTQQVAMVVVATLCVFYGVFDGALFSLLPFDVTDETVVAHVYHTYTVPHVIEGVALAVIGLVGFAILKKPLSKVGRVPDVDAAYNPLAFYGTRAVVHGVTETYAAVDRVAVAAADRAADVRADPTMLSRYRANIGGSIFILMVVLGGVLAWLGIV, from the coding sequence ATGGCTTCGGCGCTCACGGCGATTCCGCCCGTCGTCGTCGTCCTCGCCGCCGCCCTCGCGACCGGGCTGGCCGGCGACCGTCGTCGCCTCGGCCACCTGCTGGCCGGCCTCACGACCGGCCTCGTCACCGTCTGGGTGTGGGTCGTCCCGGCCGGCACCCACCTCACCGGGCAACTGTTCGGCTTCGACGCCGTCTTCTTCGCCGTCGACCCCTTCTCGCGGGTCGTCGGCCTCGTCTTCGCCTTCATCGCCACCGCCGCAATCGTCTACTCGTGGGCGACGGGCGCGAAATGTAAACAGACCGCGTACGCGCTCACCTACGTCGGTTCCAGCCTCGGCGCCGTCTTCGCCGGCGACTGGCTGACCATGGTCGTCTGGTGGGAGCTGATGGCGGTCACCAGCACGATTCTCGTCTGGGACTACGGCGGGAAGGCCGTCCGGGCGGGCTTCCGCTACGCCATCCTGCACGGCATCGGCGGCAGTCTCGTCCTCGCGGCCATCGCGTGGCACTACGTCGAGGTCGGCTCGTTCCTCTTCACCGCCGCCGACGGCATGGTCGGGACGGTGCCGCAGGTGCTCGCCGCGGTGGGGATTGGCGTCAACGTCGGCTTCATCGGCCTGCACGCGTGGCTCCCCGACACCTATCCGCGCCCCCACATCGCCGCCAGCGTCTTCCTCTGTGTCTACACGACCAAGACTGGCGTCTACGCCATGTACCGCGCGTTCCCCGAGGGCCACCTCATGATCGCGTACATGGGCGGGGCGATGGCCGTCTTCGGCGCCGCCGCCGCCCTCCTCCAGAACGACATGCGCCGCCTGCTCTCCTATCACATCCAGTCGCAGGTCGGCTACATGGTCGCGGGGGTGGGCATCGGGAGCGCGCTGGCGCAGGCGGGCGCGTTCGGCCACGTCTTCAACCACATCCTCTACAAGAGCCTGCTGTTCATGACGGCGGGAGCGGTCATCTACCGCACCGGCGAGGAGAATTTGAAGTACCTCGGCGGCCTCGCGCGGAAGATGCCCGTCACCGCCGCGGCCTTCACCATCGCCGCGCTCTCCATCGCCGGCTTCCCCGGGTTCAACGGCTTCGTCAGCAAGGGCATCGTCATCTCCGCCAGCCACTACACGTTCGTGAAAGGGCCGCTCGTCGTCGGCGAGTTCTACACGCTGGAGTTGCTGCTCCTCGTCGGCGGCGTCGGAACCTTCCTCTCGTTCATCAAGTTCGGCTACTACGCCTTCCTCCACGGGCCGTACGAGGGTGACCCCGTGACGCCGGCGCCGCGGACACAGCAGGTCGCGATGGTCGTCGTCGCAACGCTGTGTGTGTTCTACGGCGTCTTCGACGGGGCGCTGTTCAGTCTGCTCCCGTTCGACGTGACCGACGAAACCGTCGTCGCCCACGTCTACCACACCTACACCGTGCCCCACGTGATCGAGGGGGTCGCGCTGGCGGTGATCGGACTGGTCGGCTTCGCGATACTGAAGAAACCGCTGTCGAAGGTGGGGCGCGTGCCCGACGTCGACGCCGCGTACAACCCGCTGGCCTTCTACGGGACGCGGGCGGTCGTCCACGGCGTGACCGAGACGTACGCCGCGGTGGACCGGGTCGCCGTCGCCGCGGCCGACCGCGCTGCCGACGTGCGCGCCGATCCGACGATGCTCTCGCGGTACCGCGCCAACATCGGCGGGAGCATCTTCATCCTGATGGTCGTTCTCGGCGGTGTGCTGGCGTGGTTGGGCATCGTGTGA